A single window of Microbispora hainanensis DNA harbors:
- a CDS encoding isoprenyl transferase yields MSARDLVYKLYERRLERKLSSDQIPRHVGVIVDGNRRWARAMGLRDVSRGHQKGADKISELLVWCREAGVEYVTLWLLSTDNLSRDKAELDPLLQVIENLVQDLVDQGWHLNPMGSLDLLPDHTARVLKHAKETTSHRPGLIVNVAVGYGGRREIADAVRSLLQEHASKGASIEDLVEVLDVEHIAEHLYTRGLPDPDLVIRTSGEQRLSGFLLWQSAHSEFYFCEAYWPDFRRVDFLRALRSYAARHRRYGS; encoded by the coding sequence ATGAGCGCGCGCGATCTCGTGTACAAGCTGTACGAGCGCAGGCTCGAACGGAAGCTGTCCTCCGACCAGATTCCCCGCCACGTCGGCGTCATCGTGGACGGCAACCGCAGGTGGGCGCGGGCCATGGGCCTGCGGGACGTCAGCCGGGGCCACCAGAAGGGCGCCGACAAGATCTCCGAGCTGCTCGTGTGGTGCCGCGAGGCCGGGGTCGAGTACGTGACGCTGTGGCTGCTCTCCACCGACAACCTGTCCAGGGACAAGGCCGAGCTCGATCCGCTGCTCCAGGTGATCGAGAACCTCGTCCAGGATCTCGTGGACCAGGGATGGCACCTCAATCCCATGGGCTCGCTCGACCTTCTGCCCGATCACACGGCTCGTGTCCTCAAACACGCAAAAGAAACCACATCGCATCGTCCGGGCCTGATTGTGAACGTTGCCGTTGGGTATGGAGGAAGGCGTGAGATCGCTGATGCGGTGCGCTCCCTCCTCCAGGAGCATGCCAGCAAGGGCGCAAGCATCGAGGACCTCGTCGAGGTCCTCGACGTCGAGCACATCGCTGAGCATCTCTACACGCGCGGCCTGCCCGACCCGGATCTCGTCATCCGGACCTCGGGAGAGCAGCGGCTCTCCGGATTCCTGCTCTGGCAGAGCGCCCACTCCGAGTTCTACTTCTGCGAGGCCTACTGGCCCGACTTCCGCAGAGTCGACTTCCTGCGGGCGCTCCGCTCGTACGCCGCACGGCACCGTCGGTACGGCTCCTGA
- a CDS encoding phosphoenolpyruvate carboxykinase (GTP), with product MSISVEVPTPTSHSDLAAWVTRIAELTQPDRIEWCDGSEAEWTRLTNLLVEQGTFTRLAKRPNSFYAASDPSDVARVEDRTFICSEHEEDAGPTNNWIAPDEMRRTFATLFKGCMRGRTMYVVPFCMGPLGGNISQLGVEITDSPYVVVSMRIMTRMGEDALRLIEERGAARKARESEARASEGRGKRDHEHGDFVKAVHSVGAPLAPGQADVPWPCSQTKYISHFPETREIWSYGSGYGGNALLGKKCYALRIASVMARDEGWLAEHMLILKLTPPQGEARYVAAAFPSACGKTNLAMLQPTIPGWKVETIGDDIAWMRFGPDGRLYAINPEAGFFGVAPGTGRSTNANAIETLWGNSIFTNVALTDDGDVWWEGLTDEPPAHLIDWKGRDWTPDSPEPAAHPNARFTTPAEQCPTIAPEWQDPAGVPISAILFGGRRATAVPLVTESFGWQHGVFLGANVASEKTAAAEGKVGELRRDPFAMLPFCGYNMGDYFAHWLEIGRMTDPEKLPRIYYVNWFRKDANGRFLWPGFGENSRVLKWIVDRLNGVADAVPTPIGNLPASLDTEGLDIAPEDMELLLSVDPEVWREEAALIPPHFETFGDHMPKELWDEYRALVQRLG from the coding sequence GTGTCCATTTCAGTAGAGGTACCCACGCCCACGAGTCACAGCGATCTGGCGGCCTGGGTGACCCGGATCGCGGAGCTGACCCAGCCCGACCGGATCGAATGGTGCGACGGCTCCGAGGCCGAATGGACGCGCCTGACCAACCTCCTGGTCGAGCAGGGCACCTTCACGCGGCTGGCCAAGCGTCCCAACAGCTTCTACGCGGCCTCGGACCCGAGCGACGTCGCCCGCGTGGAGGACCGCACGTTCATCTGCTCCGAGCATGAGGAGGACGCCGGGCCGACCAACAACTGGATCGCGCCCGACGAGATGCGCCGCACGTTCGCCACGCTGTTCAAGGGCTGCATGCGGGGCCGCACGATGTACGTCGTGCCGTTCTGCATGGGTCCCCTGGGCGGGAACATCTCGCAGCTCGGCGTCGAGATCACCGACTCGCCGTACGTCGTGGTGTCGATGCGGATCATGACCCGGATGGGCGAGGACGCGCTGCGGCTCATCGAGGAGCGCGGAGCGGCGCGAAAGGCCCGAGAGAGCGAGGCACGAGCCAGCGAGGGCCGCGGCAAGCGCGACCATGAGCACGGCGACTTCGTGAAGGCCGTCCACTCGGTGGGCGCGCCGCTGGCGCCCGGCCAGGCCGACGTGCCGTGGCCGTGCAGCCAGACCAAGTACATCAGCCACTTTCCGGAGACCCGCGAGATCTGGTCGTACGGCTCGGGCTACGGCGGCAACGCGCTGCTGGGCAAGAAGTGCTACGCGCTGCGGATCGCCAGCGTGATGGCCCGCGACGAGGGCTGGCTGGCCGAGCACATGCTGATCCTCAAACTCACGCCGCCGCAGGGCGAGGCGCGGTATGTCGCCGCGGCCTTCCCGTCGGCGTGCGGCAAGACGAACCTCGCCATGCTCCAGCCCACGATCCCGGGCTGGAAGGTCGAGACGATCGGCGACGACATCGCCTGGATGCGCTTCGGCCCCGACGGCCGGCTGTACGCGATCAACCCGGAGGCCGGGTTCTTCGGCGTCGCGCCCGGCACCGGGCGGTCCACGAACGCTAACGCGATCGAGACGCTGTGGGGCAACAGCATCTTCACGAACGTCGCGCTGACCGACGACGGGGACGTCTGGTGGGAGGGCCTCACCGACGAGCCGCCCGCGCACCTCATCGACTGGAAGGGCCGTGACTGGACGCCGGACTCCCCGGAGCCCGCCGCCCACCCGAACGCCCGGTTCACCACGCCGGCCGAGCAGTGCCCGACGATCGCCCCCGAGTGGCAGGACCCCGCCGGGGTGCCGATCTCGGCCATCCTGTTCGGCGGCCGCAGGGCGACCGCGGTGCCGCTGGTGACCGAGTCGTTCGGCTGGCAGCACGGCGTGTTCCTGGGCGCCAACGTGGCCTCGGAGAAGACCGCGGCGGCCGAGGGGAAGGTCGGCGAGCTGCGCCGCGACCCGTTCGCGATGCTGCCGTTCTGCGGCTACAACATGGGCGACTACTTCGCCCACTGGCTGGAGATCGGCAGGATGACCGATCCGGAGAAGCTGCCGAGGATCTACTACGTCAACTGGTTCCGCAAGGACGCGAACGGCCGCTTCCTGTGGCCGGGCTTCGGCGAGAACAGCCGGGTGCTCAAGTGGATCGTCGACCGGCTGAACGGCGTGGCCGACGCCGTGCCCACGCCGATCGGCAACCTGCCGGCCTCGCTCGACACCGAGGGCCTCGACATCGCGCCCGAGGACATGGAGCTCCTGCTCAGCGTCGACCCCGAGGTGTGGCGCGAGGAGGCGGCGCTGATCCCGCCCCACTTCGAGACCTTCGGCGACCACATGCCGAAGGAGCTGTGGGACGAGTACCGCGCCCTGGTCCAGCGCCTGGGCTGA